The following coding sequences lie in one Labrus bergylta chromosome 13, fLabBer1.1, whole genome shotgun sequence genomic window:
- the LOC109989385 gene encoding frizzled-7-A encodes MASARSTAGSVLLRIMWLVCGLLPSTTSAQHYNSESGISVPEHGFCQPISIPLCTDIAYNQTIMPNLLGHTNQEDAGLEVHQFYPLVKVQCSADLKFFLCSMYAPVCTVLEQAIPPCRSLCERARQGCEALMNKFGFQWPERLRCEAFPVHGAGEICVGQNTSEPSSPASSSSPYAPVPVTLPPPNGGRSNPRPPQHNQYHQFSCPLQLEVPSYLGYRFLGVKDCGAPCEPTKPTGIMYFREDEVKFGRLWVGIWSILCCVSTLFTVLTYLVDMRRFRYPERPIIFLSGCYFMVAVAYAAGFFLEDKVVCVDKFKDDGYRTVAQGTKKEGCTILFMVLYFFGMASSIWWVILSLTWFLSAGMKWGHEAIEANSQYFHLAAWAVPAIKTITILAMGQVDGDVLTGVCFVGIFNVDSLRGFVLAPLFVYLFIGTSFLLAGFVSLFRIRTIMKHDGTKTEKLEKLMVRIGVFSVLYTVPATIVIACYFYEQAFREHWERTWHMQTCKRFAVPCPVHNFAPMTPDFTVFMIKYLMTMIVGITSGFWVWSGKTLQSWRRFYKRLSNGNHGETTV; translated from the coding sequence aTGGCGTCGGCCAGGTCCACGGCTGGCTCTGTGTTACTGCGGATCATGTGGCTGGTGTGCGGGCTGTTGCCCTCCACCACTTCTGCTCAGCATTACAACAGCGAGAGTGGGATATCGGTTCCGGAACACGGGTTCTGCCAGCCCATCTCCATTCCGCTTTGTACCGACATCGCCTACAACCAGACCATCATGCCGAACCTACTGGGCCACACAAACCAGGAGGACGCCGGACTAGAGGTGCATCAGTTTTACCCCCTGGTGAAGGTCCAGTGTTCTGCCGACCTGAAGTTCTTCCTGTGCTCCATGTATGCCCCGGTGTGCACGGTGCTGGAGCAGGCCATACCCCCCTGTCGGTCTCTGTGTGAGCGGGCACGGCAGGGATGTGAAGCCCTGATGAATAAATTCGGCTTCCAGTGGCCGGAGCGTCTCCGCTGTGAGGCTTTCCCTGTCCACGGAGCCGGCGAGATCTGCGTGGGTCAGAACACATCCGAACCCAGCAGCCCGGCCTCATCGTCTTCCCCTTACGCGCCCGTACCCGtgaccctcccccccccaaacGGCGGCCGATCCAACCCACGCCCGCCTCAGCACAACCAGTACCACCAGTTCTCCTGTCCCCTACAGCTGGAGGTGCCTTCCTACCTGGGCTACCGCTTCTTGGGGGTCAAAGACTGCGGGGCCCCATGTGAGCCCACTAAACCCACCGGGATCATGTATTTCAGAGAGGATGAGGTTAAATTCGGCCGGCTGTGGGTCGGAATCTGGTCCATCCTGTGCTGCGTGAGCACGCTGTTCACGGTTCTGACCTACTTGGTGGACATGCGGCGGTTCCGATACCCCGAGAGGCCGATCATCTTCTTGTCCGGGTGTTACTTCATGGTCGCCGTGGCCTACGCTGCGGGGTTCTTCCTGGAGGATAAAGTTGTCTGCGTGGATAAATTCAAGGATGACGGCTACAGGACTGTGGCGCAGGGTACTAAAAAGGAGGGCTGCACCATCCTCTTCATGGTGTTGTACTTCTTTGGTATGGCCAGCTCCATCTGGTGGGTGATCCTGTCCCTGACTTGGTTCCTCTCCGCCGGGATGAAATGGGGCCATGAGGCAATCGAAGCCAACTCCCAGTACTTCCACCTGGCAGCATGGGCCGTCCCAGCGATCAAAACCATCACCATCCTCGCCATGGGCCAAGTGGACGGCGACGTGCTCACCGGGGTTTGTTTTGTTGGGATCTTCAACGTGGACTCCCTGCGGGGCTTTGTGCTGGCGCCGCTTTTTGTCTACCTGTTCATCGGCACGTCCTTCCTCCTCGCCGGCTTCGTGTCCCTCTTTCGCATCCGCACCATCATGAAGCACGACGGCACCAAGACGGAGAAGCTGGAGAAGTTGATGGTGCGCATCGGCGTGTTCAGCGTGCTGTACACGGTGCCGGCCACCATCGTGATCGCGTGTTACTTCTACGAGCAGGCCTTCAGGGAGCACTGGGAGCGGACCTGGCACATGCAGACCTGCAAGCGGTTTGCGGTCCCCTGTCCGGTCCACAACTTCGCCCCCATGACCCCGGACTTCACCGTGTTCATGATCAAATACCTGATGACTATGATAGTCGGCATCACGTCGGGATTTTGGGTCTGGTCCGGGAAAACTCTCCAGTCATGGCGGAGGTTCTACAAGCGCCTTAGCAACGGTAACCATGGAGAGACAACCGTCTGA